The DNA region CTGTCGGACAAGTTCTTCGACGAGGTGTGGATTCACGAGCAGGACATCGGCAACATGCGGGTGAATCTGTCGTTCACCCCGAGCTACAGCTACACCAGGGCCGATTGCCCGCAGTACGCCGGGCTGAAGGGGCCGAGTTGCTTCACCGCGCCGCTGGTCCCGACGCGCGCGTCGTTGCCCGATCAGCTGTTGCCGCAGAATTACCAGCCGCCACCGGATCTGGCACCACCGGCGGGCACCGAGATCGGACCGAACGGCAACCTGATCGCCGTCGGACCGCCGCTGGTGAACCCGTATCCGAACCTGGCCGATCCGAACCCGGCGCTGCCGCCGTGGATGAGCCCGTCGGCACCGGTGCCTGGCACCGCCAACCCGGACCTGGTTCCGACGCCACAGCCGCCGGTGCCGTTGTCGCCGCTGGCACCGGTGGCGCCGCGGCCCCCGCACATGCCGCCCCGGCCGCCGGCGCCGGGTCCACCGGCCGCACCGGCGTCCTTCGGCGGCAATGTGGGACCTGTGGGCAGTAACCAAGAACGTGACCTGCTCGGCGTCGTCACCGGACGGCCGGCCACCGTGGCGACTCAGCTGTTGCTCGGCCCGGTGGCGCGCGGCACCACGGTGTCGATCTCGGAGAACAGCGAGGAGACCCGATGAATTACCGCGGTGCGCTGGTGGGGCTGTCGCTCTTCATGGCCGTGGCGATGACGTTGACGTGGTTGGTCTATGTCACCCTGCGCCGTGACGTCGCGGGACCCACAGTGCCGTACGCGGCGATGTTCACCGACGTGTTCGGCCTTCGCGAGGGTGACGATGTGCGGATGGCCGGTGTACGGGTCGGTCGTGTCGAAAAGATCGAGCTGCAGGGCGATCTGGCGAAGGTCTCGTTCGTCGTGCAGAGCGACCAGCAGGTGCTCGGTACCACGGTGGCGTCGGTGACCTACCAGAACATCGTCGGGCAACGCTATCTCGGCCTGTCGCTAGGACGAACCGGCGATCCGGGACCGCTGCCGCCCGACAGTGTGATCCCGCTCGAACGCTCCGACCCGTCCTTCGACGTGACGACGCTGCTCAACGGCTATGAACCGTTGTTCAGTTTGCTCAATCCGCGCGATGCCGACAATCTCACCCGGGGTGTCATCGAGTCGCTGCAGGGTGACGAATCCGCGATCTTCGCCTTGGTCAACCAGACGTCTGAGTTGACCGAATCGTTCGCCGGTCGCGACGAGGAACTCGGTGCGGTGATCACCGATCTGAACACCGTGATGGCCAACCTGGCTCAGCACAACGACAGTCTCGACCAGGTCGTGACCGAGGTGCAGTCGGTGGTGTCGACCTTCGATCGACAGCGTCCCGCGCTGGTGGCCTCGACCGGATCGCTGGCGAGGGTGATGACCCAGCTCTCGGAGATCACCGATGAGGTGTACCCGTCACTGAACGAACTGGTGCAACGCGAGCCGGGTTTCGCTCAGCACCTGGTGAGCATCGAACCGCAGCTGGCATTCACCGGCGGCAATTTGCCGCTGTTGCTCAAGGGATTTGCCCGGATCACCGGTGACGGGGCGTACGCCAACGCCTACGGGTGTGATCTCAATGCCACCGGTTTCTTCCCCGGCCTCAACGACGTCACGCCGATCATCGTGGACGCCGCGACACCGGGCAACAAAGCCAGATACACCCCCAAGTGCAGGAACATGGCCAATGGCTGAAACTCAGAGGGTTCGCCGGCGACCGCTGGAGGAGCGCAGCAAGCTCGGGCTCGGGATCATCGCGGTCGCGGTGGTGGCTGTGCTGGTCGCGGCGCTGCTGCTGGTCAGGGCGGCCGATGTCGGCTACCGACATTTCACCGCGCAGTTCCTGCAGGCCGCGGCGCTACAGCCGGGCAACCCGGTCACCGTCGCCGGTATCCCGGTCGGCGAGGTGACGTCGATGAAACTGGCCGGCGATCATGTCGAGGCGCGCTTCACGGTGCGCAATGACGTTGCACTCGGCCAAGATTCGCGGGCGATCATCAAGGTCACCACCATTCTGGGTTCGCGGTACCTCGCGCTGCAGCCCGCCGGCGAGGGATCGCTGCCCGACGCCCGGTTCGACCTGGCGCACACCGAGGTTCCATACGACCTACAGGAAGCTCTGACCGATGTCGCCACCACCTACGAACAAGTCGACTCCGACAAGTTTGCCGAGTCGCTGAGCGTCTTGGGGCAGCAGCTGCAGGGCCTGCCGGCGATCGTGCCGCAGGCGATGCAGAACACCCATACCCTCTCGACGATCATCGCCGATCGCCGCGACCAACTCGGCGCGTTGTTGGAGACCACCGAGGTGGTCAGCACCACGCTGCGACGTCAACAAGCCAATATCGCCAGCATGGTGCGGCAGGGCAACGATCTGGTCGGCGAGTTCGTCGTCCGCCGCGCCTCGTTTCACGCGATGATGGACGCGATCACCAACCTCGTCCAGATGCTCAGTGATCTCGTCATCGACGACCGTGCCGAGCTGGAAGCGCTATTGGTCGACGTCCGCGAGCTGTCCGGCATGCTCGGCCAGCACGACGATCTGGTCCGCAGCATCCTGCAGACGGCCCCGGTCGCGCTGCGCGGTCTGGCCAATGCCACCGGCAGCGGGAATGCGGTCGACTTCAACGTCGCCAATGGGCTGCTCATCGATTCGTGGATGTGCGCGATCAGTGGTCGTGCCAAACAGTTCGAGATGATCCAGTACCTGAAGAACTGCAAGTGATGAGCGCGCGGACGAAAGTCATGACGCTGATCGCCGTCATCGGTGTCATCGTCGTCGTGATCGCCGCGGTGGGGATCTCCTACGCATCAGACCGGCTCAATACCATCTCGGTCACCGCGCAGTTCGACAGTGCGGCCGGGCTTTACGAAGGCAACACGGTTGCGGTGCTGGGGATGCCGGTGGGCAAGGTCACCAAGATCGTGCCCAAGGGTGGATATGTCGAGGTCGAATTCACCGTCGACGGCGACGTCCCGGTGCCGGCCGATGCGCAGGCGGTGACCATATCGAACTCGATCCTGACCGACCGGCAGATCGAGCTGACGCCGCCCTATCGGGGGGACGGGCCGACGCTGCAGAACAACGATACGATCGGGCTGCATCGCACCCGGACCCCGGTGGAGTTCGCGCAGGTTCTCGACGTGCTCGACAAGCTGTCCACTTCGCTGCGTGGAGACGGTAAGGGCAACGGACCGATCGGCGATGTGGTCGATGCCAGTGCTGCCATCGTCGACGGCAACGGTCAGCAGATGAAGGACGCTCTCGGTGAACTGTCGAATGCGCTGCGGCTCAGCTCCAATCGCGGTGCGGTCACCCGCGATCAGCTGACCGCGATCATCCGTAACGTCAGCACGTTGTTCGAAGCGGCAGCCGACAACGACGCCACGCTGCGTGAGTTCGGTTCCAGCATCCGGCAGCTGAGCCAGGTGCTCGCCGATGAGAACTTCGGGACCGGCAGCACCGGCCGGAAGATCAACGACGTGATCGATCAGTTGGGCGAGGTGCTCGACACCCACCGGGACGCGGTCAAAGACATCGTCGCCAGCGGCGATACTGCGCTGACGACCGCGGTGGACCATCAGCGCGACCTCGCCGAGTTCCTCGACGTGGCTCCGCTGACGCTGGACAACATCTACAACGCGATTGACCGGACCAACGGTTCGGTACGGGTCCATCTGCTCATCGACAAGGTGCTGTTCGACACCCAGACCGTCAAAGAGATGTGCAACATGATGGGCCTGCGTCAGCTCGGTTGTAGCACTGGGACTCTGCAGGACTTCGGTCCGGACTTCGGGTTGAGCTATGTCCTCGATGGACTCGCGGCGATGGGGCAGAAGTGATGGCGGGCCGGGCGAGAACGATTTTGGCGACCATGTTGGTCGCAGCACTGCCGGTGTCGGGCTGTGCCACCGAAGGATTGGCGAGTCTGCCGCTGCCGGCCCCGACGGGGGGGTCGGGGGGATACACGCTGACCGCCGTGTTCTCCAACGCGCTCAATCTGCCGGCGATGGCGAAGGTCCGGCTCGGCGGTGCCGACATCGGCCAGCTGGAGTCGATGGTGGCCCGCAACTACACGGCGGTGACAACGCTGCGGATCCAGGAGGGCGTGCAGCTGCCGCAGGGCAGTACTGCCGAGTTGCGCTCCGCCACCCCGTTGGGCGACGTGTTCGTCTCGATCCGCCCGCCCAGCGACGCGCCGGCCGGCGGACCGCTGCTCGGAGACGGCGACACCATCGGAATCGAATCCACCGCGGCCGCAGCCACTGTGGAGTCGGTGCTCAGTTCGGCGGCGATTCTGGTCAACGGTGGAGCGGTACGCAACTTCACCAACATCATCAACGGTCTGGGCAAGGCGACCGGTGACCAGGGCCAGGCGTTCGGCGACCTGATCCGAAAGACGAACAACACGCTGGGAACCCTCAATGCGCGTTCCGAGCAGATCTCCACAGCGATGACCGAGACGTCGCGGTTGGTCGGCCAGCTCGACGCCAAGAACGATGCTCTCGGTGAGCTGATGGAGGCGGCCGGGCCGGCCACCACCACGCTGGCCGCGCACACCGATCAGATCGCCGAACTGGTGGTCCAGCTCGGTGACACCTCCGATCAGCTACGCAAGTTCCCTTCGATCGCCGGCACCGACACCAGTGGTCGCAGCGTCATCGCTGATGCCAACACGATCGCCGATGCCTGGAATGACGTGGTGCTCGAACCCGATGCGACACTGTATTCGCTGAACCGGCTGATGCCCCCGCTGATCAAGTCCTCGACCAGTAACGCCATTGCGGTGCGCGCCAGCATCGACCGGTTGGTCCTCGGGTCGATCCCTGACATCGGGTTCACCGGCGATCCCGGCCTGCACGGACCCAAGCGCTACAACTGGCACCAGCTGGTCGGCTCTATCCAGTACACGCTTTTCCGGTTACAGGAGCGGATCGTCGGCAAGGGGCCGGGGGTACCGCAGCTGCCGGTCCTGCCCAGCCCGACCGAGCCCGGGCAGATCGTCACCGTGCCAGGCACCGCGGAGCCGCCGCCGGGCCCGCAGGCGCCGCCGGCGTCGATATGGGTACCGCCGCCGACCCCCGCGTCGCAGGCGCCTCCGGGGCCCGGGATACCGGGTCCGGCTGTCCCCGCAGCCCCGGCCCCTGGCCCCGCGCCGCTGCTGCCTGCCGAGGCACCGCAATGATCGGCGCCGTCGCCGACCGTGTGGTCGGGGTGGTCCGGGCCGGTCACCGCCGCCGGGCCTGGTTGTCGGCCGGCGCGTTGGTGCTGACCTTCGTCGTGGCGACCGCATACCTGTTCCTCGGTGCGCTGCAGGTCAATCCGGTCGCGTCCAGCTATCAGGTGACGGTGGCACTGCCGGAGTCCGCCGGGCTGCTGCCGAATCAGAACGTCACGATGCGCGGAGTACCGATCGGCCGGGTGGATCGGCTCGACATCACCCCCGCGGGGGTGA from Mycobacterium sp. SMC-4 includes:
- a CDS encoding MCE family protein — its product is MNYRGALVGLSLFMAVAMTLTWLVYVTLRRDVAGPTVPYAAMFTDVFGLREGDDVRMAGVRVGRVEKIELQGDLAKVSFVVQSDQQVLGTTVASVTYQNIVGQRYLGLSLGRTGDPGPLPPDSVIPLERSDPSFDVTTLLNGYEPLFSLLNPRDADNLTRGVIESLQGDESAIFALVNQTSELTESFAGRDEELGAVITDLNTVMANLAQHNDSLDQVVTEVQSVVSTFDRQRPALVASTGSLARVMTQLSEITDEVYPSLNELVQREPGFAQHLVSIEPQLAFTGGNLPLLLKGFARITGDGAYANAYGCDLNATGFFPGLNDVTPIIVDAATPGNKARYTPKCRNMANG
- a CDS encoding MCE family protein, whose product is MAETQRVRRRPLEERSKLGLGIIAVAVVAVLVAALLLVRAADVGYRHFTAQFLQAAALQPGNPVTVAGIPVGEVTSMKLAGDHVEARFTVRNDVALGQDSRAIIKVTTILGSRYLALQPAGEGSLPDARFDLAHTEVPYDLQEALTDVATTYEQVDSDKFAESLSVLGQQLQGLPAIVPQAMQNTHTLSTIIADRRDQLGALLETTEVVSTTLRRQQANIASMVRQGNDLVGEFVVRRASFHAMMDAITNLVQMLSDLVIDDRAELEALLVDVRELSGMLGQHDDLVRSILQTAPVALRGLANATGSGNAVDFNVANGLLIDSWMCAISGRAKQFEMIQYLKNCK
- a CDS encoding MCE family protein, whose translation is MSARTKVMTLIAVIGVIVVVIAAVGISYASDRLNTISVTAQFDSAAGLYEGNTVAVLGMPVGKVTKIVPKGGYVEVEFTVDGDVPVPADAQAVTISNSILTDRQIELTPPYRGDGPTLQNNDTIGLHRTRTPVEFAQVLDVLDKLSTSLRGDGKGNGPIGDVVDASAAIVDGNGQQMKDALGELSNALRLSSNRGAVTRDQLTAIIRNVSTLFEAAADNDATLREFGSSIRQLSQVLADENFGTGSTGRKINDVIDQLGEVLDTHRDAVKDIVASGDTALTTAVDHQRDLAEFLDVAPLTLDNIYNAIDRTNGSVRVHLLIDKVLFDTQTVKEMCNMMGLRQLGCSTGTLQDFGPDFGLSYVLDGLAAMGQK
- a CDS encoding MCE family protein; its protein translation is MAGRARTILATMLVAALPVSGCATEGLASLPLPAPTGGSGGYTLTAVFSNALNLPAMAKVRLGGADIGQLESMVARNYTAVTTLRIQEGVQLPQGSTAELRSATPLGDVFVSIRPPSDAPAGGPLLGDGDTIGIESTAAAATVESVLSSAAILVNGGAVRNFTNIINGLGKATGDQGQAFGDLIRKTNNTLGTLNARSEQISTAMTETSRLVGQLDAKNDALGELMEAAGPATTTLAAHTDQIAELVVQLGDTSDQLRKFPSIAGTDTSGRSVIADANTIADAWNDVVLEPDATLYSLNRLMPPLIKSSTSNAIAVRASIDRLVLGSIPDIGFTGDPGLHGPKRYNWHQLVGSIQYTLFRLQERIVGKGPGVPQLPVLPSPTEPGQIVTVPGTAEPPPGPQAPPASIWVPPPTPASQAPPGPGIPGPAVPAAPAPGPAPLLPAEAPQ